One Corynebacterium yudongzhengii DNA window includes the following coding sequences:
- a CDS encoding rhodanese-like domain-containing protein, whose protein sequence is MTHLVDSRWLNDNLDNVVVIDTTTAFDPSEPSNQVQARNSRAAYEASHIPGAVHADLMDTLAKPDTQLHCIALDSGAFQEIARGLGVSEGSHVVVYDQGGNDVGHPPVVEPAPGRPRERQRAGRRPAGVESRGIPGRGGRCRGRAG, encoded by the coding sequence ATGACTCACCTCGTAGATTCCCGGTGGCTCAACGACAACCTCGACAACGTGGTTGTCATCGACACCACCACCGCTTTCGATCCTTCTGAACCGAGCAACCAGGTGCAGGCCCGCAACAGCCGCGCCGCGTACGAGGCCAGCCATATCCCGGGCGCGGTCCACGCCGACCTCATGGACACCCTGGCCAAGCCCGACACGCAGCTGCACTGCATCGCCCTGGACTCCGGCGCTTTCCAGGAGATCGCCCGCGGGTTGGGCGTGTCCGAGGGTTCGCACGTCGTCGTCTACGACCAGGGGGGCAATGATGTGGGCCACCCGCCTGTGGTGGAACCTGCGCCTGGAAGGCCACGAGAACGTCAGCGTGCTGGACGGCGGCCTGCCGGCGTGGAAAGCCGCGGGATTCCCGGTCGAGGAGGGCG